A genomic window from Lotus japonicus ecotype B-129 chromosome 1, LjGifu_v1.2 includes:
- the LOC130728280 gene encoding probable Ufm1-specific protease has product MAEESNRIRSVRLLCRHPKHLNKGSDPGTHYWLIGSPFLPPLTIVSILRSSSSSPDLRKESEDLQTFIPKGFEVIGALASGDATDARAAIDAARGLRKLLYGGGGGGAGEDQPLIGAVSGPDSGELRFFVSEGGNATSLEPVTSVVHEQHPEKLVWENGCLLRCELPIKLPLYYPLNNPTDIEKAYVRATEAVIAKLRDPQAVYLLETFNKTSPDLPPPAIIRGVQLDFCADLSKIRPLTKGDDGFDASSLLCSYFSNKSKAGSEVFSVENADTIHVGVLFSSVGPSSAFAPVAEYLPAQEEASLLVVDIKLDVLCYSSWNLPLRYAVSSLIIPGLIDQLNNLQTSMLPNLLAQHPQLKCYHFSPPGILHPVTVFYELSFGETEMKQVEVRRSLHSRLGLPYDRPLLRIANALDFSKLKNSGIVSLQKGSALLRDVHIGIPSSGITGGTVSLVQGSYEYFHYLQEGYNDSGWGCAYRSLQTIISWFRLQNYSSIEVPSHREIQQALVEIGDKDPSFIGSREWIGAIELSFVLDKLLGVTCKVINVRSGAELPEKCRELALHFESQGTPVMIGGGVLAYTLLGVDYNEASGDCAFLILDPHYTGVEDLKKIINGGWCGWKKAVDNKGKNFFLHDKFYNLLLPQRPSMV; this is encoded by the exons ATGGCGGAAGAGAGCAATCGCATTCGCAGCGTGAGACTGCTATGCCGCCACCCAAAGCATCTCAACAAAGGATCCGACCCGGGAACCCACTATTGGCTTATCGGATCCCCATTCTTACCGCCACTCACCATCGTCTCCATCCTCcgatcctcttcttcttccccagaTTTACGCAAGGAATCCGAGGACCTTCAAACCTTCATTCCCAAAGGCTTTGAAGTCATCGGAGCCCTTGCCTCCGGCGACGCCACCGATGCCCGTGCTGCCATCGACGCTGCCCGTGGATTGAGGAAGCTCCTTTacggcggaggaggaggaggagcggGGGAAGACCAACCGCTGATCGGAGCGGTTTCGGGGCCGGATTCCGGTGAACTGCGGTTTTTTGTGTCTGAGGGTGGAAATGCGACTAGCCTTGAACCTGTTACGTCTGTGGTACATGAACAGCACCCGGAGAAGCTTGTGTGGGAGAATGGTTGCTTGCTTCGTTGTGAGCTTCCGATTAAGTTGCCACTATATTACCCTCTCAACAATCCAACTG ATATTGAGAAAGCATATGTACGGGCAACGGAAGCTGTTATTGCCAAGTTAAGAGACCCTCAGGCTGTGTACTTATTAGAAACGTTTAACAAAACCTCTCCAGATCTACCTCCACCTGCCATAATTCGAGGTGTACAATTAGACTTTTGTGCAGACCTCTCCAAGATCAGGCCTTTAACTAAGGGTGATGATGGCTTTGATGCAAGCTCACTGTTGTGTTCGTACTTTTCCAACAAAAGTAAAGCAGGCTCAGAGGTTTTTTCCGTAGAG AATGCAGATACCATCCATGTTGGTGTTCTTTTTAGTAGCGTAGGGCCATCATCAGCATTTGCACCTGTTGCAGAATATCTTCCAG CCCAGGAAGAAGCTAGCCTCCTTGTTGTGGATATTAAGCTAGACGTACTCTGCTATTCTTCTTGGAATCTTCCATTGAGATATGCAGTATCTAGTTTAATCATCCCTGGCTTAATTGACCAGTTAAATAACCTGCAGACGTCGATGTTGCCTAACCTTTTGGCACAACATCCTCAG CTAAAATGTTATCACTTTAGTCCTCCTGGGATTCTGCATCCAGTAACTGTTTTCTATGAACTGAGTTTTGGGGAGACAGAAATGAAGCAAG TTGAAGTTAGGAGATCCTTGCACTCAAGGTTGGGACTACCTTATGATCGTCCCCTTCTAAGAATTGCTAATGCCCTGGATTTCTCAAAATTGAAAAACAGTGGTATTGTCTCTCTACAGAAAG GTTCAGCTTTGCTAAGAGATGTACACATTGGGATTCCAAGCAGTGGGA TTACTGGGGGAACCGTTTCCCTTGTTCAAGGTTCCTATGAATACTTTCATTATCTTCAGGAAGGATATAATGATTCG GGATGGGGTTGTGCGTATCGCTCTCTCCAGACTATCATTTCATGGTTCAGACTCCAAAACTACTCATCCATAGAGGTTCCTTCTCATAG AGAAATACAGCAGGCACTTGTTGAGATAGGTGATAAAGATCCTTCTTTTATTGGGTCACGAGAATGGATTGGGGCCATCGAGTTGAGCTTTGTTTTGGATAAACTTCTGGGT GTTACTTGCAAAGTCATCAATGTTAGATCTGGAGCCGAGCTTCCTGAAAAATGTCGGGAGCTAGCGTTGCACTTTGAGAGCCAGGGTACACCTGTTATGATTG GTGGTGGTGTCCTCGCGTATACACTCTTGGGGGTGGATTACAATGAAGCAAGTGGTGATTGCGCGTTTTTAATACTTGATCCTCACTATACTGGCGTGGAGGATCTGAAGAAAATAATCAATGGGGGATGGTGTGGATGGAAAAAGGCTGTTGATAACAAGGGAAAGAATTTCTTCTTGCACGATAAGTTTTATAATCTACTGCTGCCTCAGAGGCCCAGCATGGTTTGA